The genomic region AAAATTAATTAGCGTAGAATTTACAGTAATTAATTTTTAACCTTATTTCTTCCATTTTTTACTGATTAGGAAAACTCTACTTGTTTTCAAACTCTCTTGACATCTGGCTTACAACCTTAAGTTGTCACAAATGGGTCGCGGTTGGCTTTTCGACTCATTGGAAGTTAATCATAGTTTCTCTCTTCTTATTTTAGGATAAAGTTAGTCTTTCCTTTCCCTTCCGCCCCTAATCATCTGAAAACTTTCCTTGACATCTGTTTTATTCTCTTAAGTTGTCACAAATGGCGATCGCTGCGTATTCTCCTGTTTCTTTTTCTCTTTTTAACCATAAATCTAAAGTATTACGACTAATTTTAAATAAACGACAGACATTTACTTTTTTATGCCCTCTTTTTACGGCTTTAACTGCTTTTTGCCGTAAATCATAGCTATAAGGTGCTGGCATATCTTGGCGATTGCTCCATAGCTTTTAAACTTCTTTCCTATTATACAAATGTCCTAACCATAATGCGTAGTGCTATAGGTTTTATATACTACTTACCATATTACAAAGTGAAGTGCGAAATGTGGGTTAAATAGTTTTCCTGACTCAACTTTATGAAAACTTTAAACTTTACAAAAAACTTACACTTTTAACTTTATTTGATAAAGCTATTGATTTCTAGAGTTCCTTGTGATATTATGTGTTGCTAGACAGACAAAAATACCCTCACTTAAGCAGTAGTACAACTACTGAAGACCTTTTGAGAAGACGCCACAGAGTGCACTCTTAGGATCTAAGAAGTAGGGATAATACTATCTAAAAATATCATCGAATGCTAGAAAATCTTAACAAGTGGTTAATAATTTTTAGTCGAGAAAATAAGCCTTTTAGCTTTAAGCCATAGCACTTACTATAAATTTCTTGTTCTCAAAAGCAATGATTGTAATTATTTTTCTTAATCCTTGTGATTGAGGAAAACAAATACTTTTGGCTTTGCCTTTGAAAATAGTATTAAAATCTTCTGCCTCCTGCCTTGGAGCCTGTTCTCCATAAGCAATATAAATGCGTGACAGCTTACCCAGTTTAAATTCACAACATCTTACTTAACAGATAGGGCTTATTTGGCTCATTTTTTTCATCATTTATTAGAACAGAAAAAATATGTACACAAAAGAAAATTCAGCCTTTTTATCTAAAGCTCAACCGATTAAAAAGCAAGTTTTGTACATTGTTACTCAATTTTATCCTCCAGATTATGCTCCTACAGGACAACTTATACAAGAATTAGTTACTCATTTAGCTTCTCAAGATTACTTAATTAAAATTTTTACTGGACAACCCGGTTATGCTTATCAACAAACTGTTGCACCTGCAATAGAAACTTTTTTGGGAGGCATGGTTAAACGAACTAGAGCCACGCAATTCTGGAATGGAAGAATTCGAGGTAAATTGATTAATGGAATCCTATTTTTTTTACGAGCCGGAATACATTTACTTAAAAATGTGCAAAAAGAAAATAAATTACTTTTAACAACTGCTCCTGCTTTTTTAATATTTTTAGGTTATTTTTTAAAAGTTTTTCGTAAAATTTCTTATGTTTGCTTGATTTATGATTTATATCCTGATGTAGCTGTTCAACTTAAAGTAGTGTCTCCCAAAAATTTAATAGTAAAACTTTGGGAGTTTCTCAATGTAAAAACTTGGGAAAAAGCTGAAAAAATAATTGTTTTAAATAGTTCAATGAAAAACAGGATTTTAGCTAAACATCCGCAATTTTATGATAAAATTTCTGTCATTCATAATTGGGCTGATCCTAAATGGATAGTTCCCCTTGATAAGTCTGATAATTGGTTTGCTCAGAATCATAATTTAGTTGATAAATTTACTGTTCTTTATTCTGGAAATATGGGTCGTTGTCATGATGTAACAACGATTTTAGATGCAGTTTTACAACTTCAAAATGCTCCGATCCAATTTGTTTTTATTGGAGGAGGTGCAGAATATGAAAAATTACTAAAGCAGGTAAAAAGTTGGGGACTAAAAAATTGTTTATTTTTACCTTATCAAGATAAACAAATTCTTCCCTATTCCCTTACAGCCTGCGACTTATCTATTGTAAGTATAAAACCTGGAATGGAAGGAATTGTTGCTCCTAGCAAATTTTATAGTATGTTAGCGGCTGGGCGGCCTATTGTAGCCATTTGTGAAAAGCATTCCTACCTTCGTCAAATTATTAATGATGCTAAGTGTGGAATTGCTATAGAAAATGGGGATGGAAGTAGCTTATCTCAGTTTATCAAACAAATGGCTTCACAACCTGAATTAGCTCAAAAAATAGGTAAAGCCGGACAACTTTACTTGACCTTAAATTTTACTCCTGAAATTATTGCTAAACAATACTCGGAAGTTTTAGGAATTCAACCTTCTATTTCTAATAATATTATGAAAGAACAGTCATTAAAATTGAATTATTATCACTCATTTTTACCCATAAATTACTTAACTAAACCTATTGGCGAAATTTTACAAGAGATGCAGTTACTCTCAAAAGAACAGGTAGAAGAAATTCTGGATTGTCAATCTAATCAATATAAAAATTTGCGATTTGGAGAAATAGCAGTTCTTAAAGGTTGGCTCAAACCAGAAACTATAAATTTTGTTCTTTACTATGAGCAATCAATAAAAAAAATATTACTAGAAACTCATTCATTTTTGACTGTTCCAGTGAATGATATTTTAGAAAATCAAACTATAGAAGACAGTCAATTACAATTTTGGGAATTAGCCGTACAAAAAGGATGGATGAAGGAAAAAACAATTAATTTACTGATGGAAACTGTAGGAGCTAGCTCGAATCATTAAAAGTTAACCATAGCTTTTCCTAGTAGAAGTGATACACAAACTTCTAAGGTTTAGGCAAAAGGCAACAAAAAAAAATGAAGTTTACCTCATTAGATTGGTAAAAGCTATTAAATCAGTAAGTCTCACAATTAAATCTAAAAACTAATAAGGAGGCTATAAAAAAGATAAGCTATTAATATAAGCTTGGAAGAGGGAATATGACCAACGAAAATGGCTTTAGTTCTTTAGAAAATACTTGTGAGGATATCAATTTATGGCGTGCAATTCGTCATCATTGGATACCAACAATCCTGGTTACTCTAGGGGTTTTTGGTGCTAATGTTTATCAAACTAGCCAGGAAACTCCTATTTATCAATCAGACGCTTTAATTTTAGTAGCCAATCAAGTTTCTGTTCCAGTTGTTAATTCCGAAGATGACTCTTTATCTAACGAAGTAGATTCTACTGAAATAGAAATTTTAAAAAGCCCGACTTTATTAGCTAAGGTAAGTAAAAAGCTTGCTCCTGGTTATCAAGATCTTGGTGTCCATCAGATAGCTTCTAATTTATCTCTGAGTCAGCCTAATAATACTAATGTTTTGACTGTATCTTATAGAGATACTGATCCTCAAAGAGCTAAAGCCGTTGTAGAAGCTCTGGTTTCTACTTATATAAACTATGCTAAAGAAAGTCAGCGATCGCCTGTTACCAACGCGATTCGATTTATTGAACAGCAGTTACCCGAAGCCAGAGCCGCTCTTAATCAATCCTCTTCAGCTTTGACAGAATTTCGCAGAAAACATAACTTAGATAATCCTGATTCAAATGCTCAATTAGCTTCTCAAACTAAACAGCAATCTAAAGAACGAGTGGCAGAAGCAGAAATAGCCCTAAATCTCACTGAGCAAAAATATCAACAGTTGCAACGACAAATCACAGAAGTAGGACAAGACCCCTCAACTGCCATAATTGACTCTGTTTTAAGTCAAGATTCTGCTTATCAAAGTCTCTTAACTCAATTAAGAGAAATAGAAATTCAATACACTCTTGAAAAAACCCGTTATGCCTCAGAGCATCCTATCTTACAAGACTTAAAAGACCGCCGTGATGAAATTAAGCGTTTACTAGAAAATCATGTCCAAAATCTAATTGGCACTCAAAAATCTCGATTAGCAGATAAAACTGTTGCTAGTGGAGATATTCAACAAGATCTTGCTAATCAATTACTTCAAACTCGAATTGATTTAGCAGTTCAGAAAAAACAGTTAAATGAACTTCGCCAAATAGAGACTCAAGCTAATTTAAATTTTCAAAGAATAGTCCAACTTCAACAAGAATATAGAGAACTAGAGCGTCAGTATCAATTTAACTCTCAAGCTGTTGATGATTTTTTAAAAAAACTACAAGAACTTCGGGTGCGTGAAGCTCAAGAAACATCTAGTTGGAAACTTTTAGAACCTCCAGAAGTCCCAACAGTATCAACAGCTAATCCAAGACGACAATTATTACTTGCGCTGGTTGCAGGATCTATATTAGGCATAGGAACTGCTTTTCTTTTAGATAAAGCTGATAAACGTCTCAAAGATGTTGATAAAGTTAAAAAAATTGCTGGATTACCTATGCTAGGAGTTATTCCTAAAGTCGATCAAAAAAGTTTAATCGGCAAAAGTCAAGAGATTGAATTATCATCAAAGGCTGATGCTTTTACTGAAGCTCTTCGGTCTTTAGCCCTGGTTTTACAATTTCAAAAATCCTCTTCTCACTCTCAATCTACTAAAAAAATCATAGCGATTACGTCATCAGTAGATGGAGAAGGAAAAACGACTATAACTTACAATTTAGGTCTAGCGCTTGCAGAACTAGGTCAACGAGTTTTAATTGTAGATGCTAACTTAAATCAGCCAGCTATCCATCAAGTTTTTCAATTGCCTAACACATCTGGATTAAGTACAGCAATTGCTACGGATATTCCTTGGCTAGAGTTAATCCAATCTCATTCCCCTAAAAATTTAAGAATTGTTTCAGATTGTCAGGAGAATATTAACTCTTTACAATCCTCTTCTCAAACGATAGCTGTTAATGGGACAAAATCTATTTTTGCGCGAGTGTTAACCTCTCCCACTGCCCCCATTAACCAGGAGTCTGGAACCCTTGAACAAAGATATCAAAAGTTAGTTTTAAGCCAACCTGATATTTTAACTTCTGGCCCTGTACCAGCGACTCCTCTGGCTTGGTTGGCTTCGGAAAAAATGATGCAAATGTTAGACCAATGGCGAAAAGCTTATAATTATGTTTTGATCGATACTCCTTCATTAACAGAATTAGCAGATGCTCAAAGTTTAACCCCTAAAGTTGATGAGGTTATTTTAACCGTTGATATGGAACTCATAACCGATTCAATGCTTACTGAAACAATAGAAATTTTACGGAGAAATCAAAGCAATATCAGTGGATTAGTTATTAATAATCTAGATTTAAAAAAAGAAAAAAAATCCCCTATTATTTTACGATTTTTGCAAAATTCAATTTCCAAAAAAAGAGCTAAAATACGTTAAATATGCAAAATTTTAATCAATCTCAATTAATTATTGAAGCTGGACGAACTGAAACCCAGTATTGGAAAGATTTATGGAAGTACAGAGAATTATTTTATTTTCTGTCGTGGCGCGATATCTTAGTGCGTTATAAACAAACAGTCATTGGCATTGCTTGGGCACTAATCCGTCCTTTTTTAACAATGGTTGTATTTACTATTGTTTTTGGGAAATTAGCCAACCTTCCGTCAGAAGGTGTTCCCTATCCTATTCTCGTATTTTCTGCGATGTTGCCCTGGCAGTTTTTTTCTAATGCGCTTTCAGAATCTAGTAATAGTCTGATCAGCAATGCTAATTTAATCTCTAAGATTTACTTTCCTCGCTTAATTGTGCCGGCGAGTGCAGTAATTGTTAGTTTTGTCGATTTTATGATTTCGGGGCTAATTTTATTAGCCTTAATGGCTTGGTATAACTTTGTCCCTAATTGGCGAATTCTAACCCTTCCTCTATTTATTCTGATTGCTTTTATGGCAGCATTCGGAGCGGGATTATGGCTAGCAGCTTTGAATGTAGAATATAGAGATTTTCGTTATGTTGTCCCCTTTTTAGTTCAGTTTGGACTCTATATTTCTCCGGTTGGATTTAGTAGTAACGTTGTGCCTCAACAATGGCGACTTTTATATTCTCTCAATCCTATGGTAGGAGTAATTGATGGGTTTCGTTGGGCAATTTTAGGACAAAACACGGCTATTTATTTACCTGGGTTTATTGTATCAATTGGGTTAGTGGGCTTAGTGCTTGCAAGCGGAATTTGGTATTTTCGCAAAGTAGAACGAACTTTTGCCGATGTAATTTAAGATTGATTTAAATACTCCGATAATTATGTATAATCCAATTATTAAAGTTGATAATTTAAGTAAAAAATATGTTTTAAAACATCAACAAGAAGGAAGAAATCCTTACAAATCTTTACGAGAAGTCATTAATAATCGTGCCCAACATTTAAGCCAAAAATTACTGAGTCCTTATCGAAAAAAAATTGATAATCCTACTCGTGAGGAGTTTTGGGCTTTAAATAATATTTCCTTTGAAATTAAACAAGGAGAATGTGTTGGGATTATTGGCCGTAATGGGGCGGGAAAATCGACTTTATTAAAAATCTTGAGTCGAATTACAGAACCGACCAAAGGAAGAGCTTTAATTGAAGGACGAGTAGCGAGTTTATTAGAAGTAGGAACAGGCTTTCATCCAGAATTAACCGGCAGAGAAAATATTTATTTAAATGGAGCAATTTTGGGGATGGCTAAAGTGGAAATTAAAAGAAAGTTTGATGAGATTGTAGAGTTTGCAGAAGTAGAAAAGTTTTTAGATACTCCTGTGAAACACTATTCATCAGGAATGTATGTAAG from Gloeothece citriformis PCC 7424 harbors:
- a CDS encoding ABC transporter permease, whose amino-acid sequence is MQNFNQSQLIIEAGRTETQYWKDLWKYRELFYFLSWRDILVRYKQTVIGIAWALIRPFLTMVVFTIVFGKLANLPSEGVPYPILVFSAMLPWQFFSNALSESSNSLISNANLISKIYFPRLIVPASAVIVSFVDFMISGLILLALMAWYNFVPNWRILTLPLFILIAFMAAFGAGLWLAALNVEYRDFRYVVPFLVQFGLYISPVGFSSNVVPQQWRLLYSLNPMVGVIDGFRWAILGQNTAIYLPGFIVSIGLVGLVLASGIWYFRKVERTFADVI
- a CDS encoding glycosyltransferase family 4 protein, which encodes MYTKENSAFLSKAQPIKKQVLYIVTQFYPPDYAPTGQLIQELVTHLASQDYLIKIFTGQPGYAYQQTVAPAIETFLGGMVKRTRATQFWNGRIRGKLINGILFFLRAGIHLLKNVQKENKLLLTTAPAFLIFLGYFLKVFRKISYVCLIYDLYPDVAVQLKVVSPKNLIVKLWEFLNVKTWEKAEKIIVLNSSMKNRILAKHPQFYDKISVIHNWADPKWIVPLDKSDNWFAQNHNLVDKFTVLYSGNMGRCHDVTTILDAVLQLQNAPIQFVFIGGGAEYEKLLKQVKSWGLKNCLFLPYQDKQILPYSLTACDLSIVSIKPGMEGIVAPSKFYSMLAAGRPIVAICEKHSYLRQIINDAKCGIAIENGDGSSLSQFIKQMASQPELAQKIGKAGQLYLTLNFTPEIIAKQYSEVLGIQPSISNNIMKEQSLKLNYYHSFLPINYLTKPIGEILQEMQLLSKEQVEEILDCQSNQYKNLRFGEIAVLKGWLKPETINFVLYYEQSIKKILLETHSFLTVPVNDILENQTIEDSQLQFWELAVQKGWMKEKTINLLMETVGASSNH
- a CDS encoding polysaccharide biosynthesis tyrosine autokinase gives rise to the protein MTNENGFSSLENTCEDINLWRAIRHHWIPTILVTLGVFGANVYQTSQETPIYQSDALILVANQVSVPVVNSEDDSLSNEVDSTEIEILKSPTLLAKVSKKLAPGYQDLGVHQIASNLSLSQPNNTNVLTVSYRDTDPQRAKAVVEALVSTYINYAKESQRSPVTNAIRFIEQQLPEARAALNQSSSALTEFRRKHNLDNPDSNAQLASQTKQQSKERVAEAEIALNLTEQKYQQLQRQITEVGQDPSTAIIDSVLSQDSAYQSLLTQLREIEIQYTLEKTRYASEHPILQDLKDRRDEIKRLLENHVQNLIGTQKSRLADKTVASGDIQQDLANQLLQTRIDLAVQKKQLNELRQIETQANLNFQRIVQLQQEYRELERQYQFNSQAVDDFLKKLQELRVREAQETSSWKLLEPPEVPTVSTANPRRQLLLALVAGSILGIGTAFLLDKADKRLKDVDKVKKIAGLPMLGVIPKVDQKSLIGKSQEIELSSKADAFTEALRSLALVLQFQKSSSHSQSTKKIIAITSSVDGEGKTTITYNLGLALAELGQRVLIVDANLNQPAIHQVFQLPNTSGLSTAIATDIPWLELIQSHSPKNLRIVSDCQENINSLQSSSQTIAVNGTKSIFARVLTSPTAPINQESGTLEQRYQKLVLSQPDILTSGPVPATPLAWLASEKMMQMLDQWRKAYNYVLIDTPSLTELADAQSLTPKVDEVILTVDMELITDSMLTETIEILRRNQSNISGLVINNLDLKKEKKSPIILRFLQNSISKKRAKIR